A portion of the Macaca thibetana thibetana isolate TM-01 chromosome 9, ASM2454274v1, whole genome shotgun sequence genome contains these proteins:
- the MCM10 gene encoding protein MCM10 homolog isoform X3, with amino-acid sequence MDEEEDNLSLLTALLEENESALDCNSEESNFLTQENGEPDAFDELFDADGDGESYTEEADDGETGKTKDEKENLATLFGDMEDFTDEEEVPASQSAEHRVLPAPAPSREKTNEELQEELRNLQEQMKSLQEQLKLTTIKQTASPARLQKSPVEKSPRPPLKEKRVQGIQESPCFSAELDVPALPRTKRVARTPKASPPEPKSSSSRMTSAPSQPLQTISQNKPSGITRGQMVGTPGSSGEAAQPICVEAFSGLRLRRPRVSSTEMNKKMTGRKLIRLSQIKEKMAREKLEEIDWVTFGVILKKVTPQSGNNGKTFSIWKLNDLRDLTQCVSLFLFGEVHKALWKTEQGTVIGILNANPMKPKDGSEEVCLSIDHPQKVLIMGEALDLGTCKAKKKNGEPCTQTVNLRDCEYCQYHVQAQYKKLSAKRADLQSTFSGGRIPKKFARRGTSLKERLCQDGFYYGGVSSASYAASIAAAVAPKKKIQTTLSNLVVKGTNLIIQETQQKLGIPQRSLSCSEEFKELMDLPTCGARNLKQHLAKTTTSGIMGIPKPAIQSISASALLKQQKQRMLEMRRRKSEEIQKRFLQSSSEVRSPAVPSSSRQPPAQPPRTGSQFPRLEGALATMTPKLGRGILEGDDVLFYDESPPPRPKLNALAEAKKLAAITKLRAKGQILTKTNPNNIKKKQKDPQDILEVKERVEKNTTFSSQAEDELEPARKKRREQLAYLESEEFQKILKAKSKHTGILKEAEAELQERYFEPLVKKEQMEEKMRNIREVKCRVVTCKTCAYTHFKLLETCVSEQHEYHWHDGVKRFFKCPCGNRSISLDRLPNKHCR; translated from the exons AGGAGGAAGACAATCTGTCTCTGCTGACCGCATTGCTAGAAGAAAATGAGTCAGCCTTGGATTGTAATTCAGAAGAAAGTAACTTCTTGACCCAGGAAAATGGTGAGCCCGACGCATTTGATGAGCTCTTTGATGCCGACGGCGACGGTGAATCTTATACAGAAGAAGCTGATgatggagaaacaggaaagaccaaagatgaaaaggaaaatttggCCACTCTCTTTGGAGACATGGAGGACTTCACAGATGAAGAAGAAGTTCCTGCATCACAGTCAGCTGAACATAGGGTCCTCCCTGCTCCTGCCCCCAGTCgagagaaaacaaatgaagaattGCAAG AGGAATTAAGGAATTTGCAAGAGCAAATGAAGTCCTTACAAGAACAGCTAAAACTAACAACAATTAAACAGACAGCAAGCCCAGCCCGTCTGCAAAAATCCCCTG TAGAGAAGTCTCCACGGCCGCCTCTTAAGGAGAAGAGAGTTCAGGGAATTCAGGAGTCACCATGCTTTTCTGCGGAGCTTGATGTCCCTGCGCTACCAAGAACCAAGCGGGTGGCTCGGACACCAAAGGCTTCACCTCCAG AGCCCAAAAGCTCATCTTCGAGGATGACAAGTGCACCCTCCCAACCACTCCAGACTATTTCTCAGAACAAACCTAGTGGGATAACTAGAGGTCAAATGGTGGGGACCCCAGGAAGCTCTGGGGAAGCGGCTCAACCCATCTGTGTGGAAGCCTTCTCCGGCCTGCGGCTCAG GCGACCTCGAGTATCCTCCAcagaaatgaacaagaaaatgaCCGGCCGAAAACTGATCAGACTGTCTCAGATCAAGGAAAAGATGGCCAGAGAGAAGCTGGAAGAAATAGACTGGGTGACATTTGGGGTTATATTAAAGAAGGTTACGCCACAGAGTGGAAACAAT GGAAAAACCTTCAGCATCTGGAAACTGAATGATCTTCGTGACCTGACACAATGCGTGTCCTTGTTCTTATTTGGAGAAGTTCACAAAGCGCTCTGGAAGACGGAGCAGGGGACTGTCATAGGGATCCTCAATGCCAACCCCATGAAGCCCAAGGATGGTTCAGAGGAG GTGTGTTTATCTATTGATCATCCTCAGAAGGTCTTAATTATGGGTGAAGCTCTTGACTTGGGAACCTGTAAAGCCAAGAAGAAGAACGGAGAGCCGTGCACGCAGACTGTGAATTTG CGCGACTGCGAGTACTGTCAGTACCATGTCCAGGCTCAGTACAAGAAGCTCAGCGCAAAGCGCGCTGACTTGCAGTCCACCTTCTCTGGAGGACGAATTCCAAAGAAGTTTGCCCGCAGAGGCACCAGCCTCAAAGAACGACTGTGCCAAGATGGCTTTTACTACGGAGGAGTTTCTTCTGCCTCATATGCAGCTTCAAT TGCAGCAGCTGTGGCCCCTAAGAAGAAGATTCAAACCACTCTGAGTAACCTGGTCGTTAAGGGCACAAACCTGATCATCCAGGAAACACAGCAAAAACTCg GAATACCCCAGAGGAGCCTGTCTTGCTCTGAGGAGTTCAAGGAACTGATGGACCTGCCGACGTGTGGAGCCAGGAACTTAAAACAGCATTTAGCCAAAACCACGACTTCAG GGATCATGGGGATCCCGAAACCTGCCATCCAGTCCATCTCGGCCTCAGCACTCTTGAAGCAACAGAAGCAGCGTATGTTGGAGATGAGGAGAAGGAAATCAGAAGAAATACAGAAGCG ATTTCTGCAGAGCTCAAGTGAAGTCAGGAGCCCAGCTGTGCCATCCTCATCAAGACAACCCCCTGCTCAGCCTCCACGGACAGGATCCcagttccccaggctggagggagccCTGGCCACAATGACGCCCAAGCTGGGGCGAGGCATCTTGGAAGGAGATGATGTCCTCTTTTATGATGAGTCACCACCACCAAGACCAAAACTGAATGCTTTAGCAGAAGCCAAAAAG ttaGCCGCTATCACCAAATTAAGGGCAAAAGGCCAGATTCttacaaaaacaaacccaaacaacATTAAGAAGAAGCAAAAGGACCCTCAGGACATCCTGGAGGTGAAGGAACGTGTAGAAAAAAACACCACGTTTTCTTCTCAAG CTGAGGATGAACTGGAGCCTGCCAGGAAAAAACGGAGAGAACAACTTGCCTACCTGGAATCTGAGGAATTTCAGAAAATCctaaaagcaaaatcaaaacacACAGGCATCCTGAAAGAG GCCGAGGCTGAGCTGCAGGAGCGCTACTTTGAGCCACTggtgaaaaaagaacaaatggaagaaaagatgagaaacaTCAGAGAAGTGAAATGCCGTGTCGTGACATGCAAGACG TGCGCCTATACCCACTTCAAGCTGCTGGAGACCTGCGTCAGTGAGCAGCACGAATACCACTGGCATGACGGCGTGAAGAGGTTTTTCAAGTGTCCCTGTGGAAACAGAAGCATCTCCTTGGACAGACTCCCGAACAAGCACTGCAG
- the MCM10 gene encoding protein MCM10 homolog isoform X1 → MDEEEDNLSLLTALLEENESALDCNSEESNFLTQENGEPDAFDELFDADGDGESYTEEADDGETGKTKDEKENLATLFGDMEDFTDEEEVPASQSAEHRVLPAPAPSREKTNEELQEELRNLQEQMKSLQEQLKLTTIKQTASPARLQKSPVEKSPRPPLKEKRVQGIQESPCFSAELDVPALPRTKRVARTPKASPPEPKSSSSRMTSAPSQPLQTISQNKPSGITRGQMVGTPGSSGEAAQPICVEAFSGLRLRRPRVSSTEMNKKMTGRKLIRLSQIKEKMAREKLEEIDWVTFGVILKKVTPQSGNNGKTFSIWKLNDLRDLTQCVSLFLFGEVHKALWKTEQGTVIGILNANPMKPKDGSEEVCLSIDHPQKVLIMGEALDLGTCKAKKKNGEPCTQTVNLRDCEYCQYHVQAQYKKLSAKRADLQSTFSGGRIPKKFARRGTSLKERLCQDGFYYGGVSSASYAASIAAAVAPKKKIQTTLSNLVVKGTNLIIQETQQKLGIPQRSLSCSEEFKELMDLPTCGARNLKQHLAKTTTSGIMGIPKPAIQSISASALLKQQKQRMLEMRRRKSEEIQKRFLQSSSEVRSPAVPSSSRQPPAQPPRTGSQFPRLEGALATMTPKLGRGILEGDDVLFYDESPPPRPKLNALAEAKKLAAITKLRAKGQILTKTNPNNIKKKQKDPQDILEVKERVEKNTTFSSQAEDELEPARKKRREQLAYLESEEFQKILKAKSKHTGILKEAEAELQERYFEPLVKKEQMEEKMRNIREVKCRVVTCKTCAYTHFKLLETCVSEQHEYHWHDGVKRFFKCPCGNRSISLDRLPNKHCSNCGLYKWERDGMLKEKTGPKIGGETLLPRGEEHAKFLNSLK, encoded by the exons AGGAGGAAGACAATCTGTCTCTGCTGACCGCATTGCTAGAAGAAAATGAGTCAGCCTTGGATTGTAATTCAGAAGAAAGTAACTTCTTGACCCAGGAAAATGGTGAGCCCGACGCATTTGATGAGCTCTTTGATGCCGACGGCGACGGTGAATCTTATACAGAAGAAGCTGATgatggagaaacaggaaagaccaaagatgaaaaggaaaatttggCCACTCTCTTTGGAGACATGGAGGACTTCACAGATGAAGAAGAAGTTCCTGCATCACAGTCAGCTGAACATAGGGTCCTCCCTGCTCCTGCCCCCAGTCgagagaaaacaaatgaagaattGCAAG AGGAATTAAGGAATTTGCAAGAGCAAATGAAGTCCTTACAAGAACAGCTAAAACTAACAACAATTAAACAGACAGCAAGCCCAGCCCGTCTGCAAAAATCCCCTG TAGAGAAGTCTCCACGGCCGCCTCTTAAGGAGAAGAGAGTTCAGGGAATTCAGGAGTCACCATGCTTTTCTGCGGAGCTTGATGTCCCTGCGCTACCAAGAACCAAGCGGGTGGCTCGGACACCAAAGGCTTCACCTCCAG AGCCCAAAAGCTCATCTTCGAGGATGACAAGTGCACCCTCCCAACCACTCCAGACTATTTCTCAGAACAAACCTAGTGGGATAACTAGAGGTCAAATGGTGGGGACCCCAGGAAGCTCTGGGGAAGCGGCTCAACCCATCTGTGTGGAAGCCTTCTCCGGCCTGCGGCTCAG GCGACCTCGAGTATCCTCCAcagaaatgaacaagaaaatgaCCGGCCGAAAACTGATCAGACTGTCTCAGATCAAGGAAAAGATGGCCAGAGAGAAGCTGGAAGAAATAGACTGGGTGACATTTGGGGTTATATTAAAGAAGGTTACGCCACAGAGTGGAAACAAT GGAAAAACCTTCAGCATCTGGAAACTGAATGATCTTCGTGACCTGACACAATGCGTGTCCTTGTTCTTATTTGGAGAAGTTCACAAAGCGCTCTGGAAGACGGAGCAGGGGACTGTCATAGGGATCCTCAATGCCAACCCCATGAAGCCCAAGGATGGTTCAGAGGAG GTGTGTTTATCTATTGATCATCCTCAGAAGGTCTTAATTATGGGTGAAGCTCTTGACTTGGGAACCTGTAAAGCCAAGAAGAAGAACGGAGAGCCGTGCACGCAGACTGTGAATTTG CGCGACTGCGAGTACTGTCAGTACCATGTCCAGGCTCAGTACAAGAAGCTCAGCGCAAAGCGCGCTGACTTGCAGTCCACCTTCTCTGGAGGACGAATTCCAAAGAAGTTTGCCCGCAGAGGCACCAGCCTCAAAGAACGACTGTGCCAAGATGGCTTTTACTACGGAGGAGTTTCTTCTGCCTCATATGCAGCTTCAAT TGCAGCAGCTGTGGCCCCTAAGAAGAAGATTCAAACCACTCTGAGTAACCTGGTCGTTAAGGGCACAAACCTGATCATCCAGGAAACACAGCAAAAACTCg GAATACCCCAGAGGAGCCTGTCTTGCTCTGAGGAGTTCAAGGAACTGATGGACCTGCCGACGTGTGGAGCCAGGAACTTAAAACAGCATTTAGCCAAAACCACGACTTCAG GGATCATGGGGATCCCGAAACCTGCCATCCAGTCCATCTCGGCCTCAGCACTCTTGAAGCAACAGAAGCAGCGTATGTTGGAGATGAGGAGAAGGAAATCAGAAGAAATACAGAAGCG ATTTCTGCAGAGCTCAAGTGAAGTCAGGAGCCCAGCTGTGCCATCCTCATCAAGACAACCCCCTGCTCAGCCTCCACGGACAGGATCCcagttccccaggctggagggagccCTGGCCACAATGACGCCCAAGCTGGGGCGAGGCATCTTGGAAGGAGATGATGTCCTCTTTTATGATGAGTCACCACCACCAAGACCAAAACTGAATGCTTTAGCAGAAGCCAAAAAG ttaGCCGCTATCACCAAATTAAGGGCAAAAGGCCAGATTCttacaaaaacaaacccaaacaacATTAAGAAGAAGCAAAAGGACCCTCAGGACATCCTGGAGGTGAAGGAACGTGTAGAAAAAAACACCACGTTTTCTTCTCAAG CTGAGGATGAACTGGAGCCTGCCAGGAAAAAACGGAGAGAACAACTTGCCTACCTGGAATCTGAGGAATTTCAGAAAATCctaaaagcaaaatcaaaacacACAGGCATCCTGAAAGAG GCCGAGGCTGAGCTGCAGGAGCGCTACTTTGAGCCACTggtgaaaaaagaacaaatggaagaaaagatgagaaacaTCAGAGAAGTGAAATGCCGTGTCGTGACATGCAAGACG TGCGCCTATACCCACTTCAAGCTGCTGGAGACCTGCGTCAGTGAGCAGCACGAATACCACTGGCATGACGGCGTGAAGAGGTTTTTCAAGTGTCCCTGTGGAAACAGAAGCATCTCCTTGGACAGACTCCCGAACAAGCACTGCAG TAACTGTGGCCTCTACAAATGGGAACGGGATGGAATGCTAAAG gaaAAGACTGGTCCAAAGATAGGAGGAGAAACTCTGTTACCAAGAGGAGAAGAACATGCCAAATTTCTGAATAGCCTTAAATAA
- the MCM10 gene encoding protein MCM10 homolog isoform X2 yields MDEEEDNLSLLTALLEENESALDCNSEESNFLTQENGEPDAFDELFDADGDGESYTEEADDGETGKTKDEKENLATLFGDMEDFTDEEEVPASQSAEHRVLPAPAPSREKTNEELQEELRNLQEQMKSLQEQLKLTTIKQTASPARLQKSPEKSPRPPLKEKRVQGIQESPCFSAELDVPALPRTKRVARTPKASPPEPKSSSSRMTSAPSQPLQTISQNKPSGITRGQMVGTPGSSGEAAQPICVEAFSGLRLRRPRVSSTEMNKKMTGRKLIRLSQIKEKMAREKLEEIDWVTFGVILKKVTPQSGNNGKTFSIWKLNDLRDLTQCVSLFLFGEVHKALWKTEQGTVIGILNANPMKPKDGSEEVCLSIDHPQKVLIMGEALDLGTCKAKKKNGEPCTQTVNLRDCEYCQYHVQAQYKKLSAKRADLQSTFSGGRIPKKFARRGTSLKERLCQDGFYYGGVSSASYAASIAAAVAPKKKIQTTLSNLVVKGTNLIIQETQQKLGIPQRSLSCSEEFKELMDLPTCGARNLKQHLAKTTTSGIMGIPKPAIQSISASALLKQQKQRMLEMRRRKSEEIQKRFLQSSSEVRSPAVPSSSRQPPAQPPRTGSQFPRLEGALATMTPKLGRGILEGDDVLFYDESPPPRPKLNALAEAKKLAAITKLRAKGQILTKTNPNNIKKKQKDPQDILEVKERVEKNTTFSSQAEDELEPARKKRREQLAYLESEEFQKILKAKSKHTGILKEAEAELQERYFEPLVKKEQMEEKMRNIREVKCRVVTCKTCAYTHFKLLETCVSEQHEYHWHDGVKRFFKCPCGNRSISLDRLPNKHCSNCGLYKWERDGMLKEKTGPKIGGETLLPRGEEHAKFLNSLK; encoded by the exons AGGAGGAAGACAATCTGTCTCTGCTGACCGCATTGCTAGAAGAAAATGAGTCAGCCTTGGATTGTAATTCAGAAGAAAGTAACTTCTTGACCCAGGAAAATGGTGAGCCCGACGCATTTGATGAGCTCTTTGATGCCGACGGCGACGGTGAATCTTATACAGAAGAAGCTGATgatggagaaacaggaaagaccaaagatgaaaaggaaaatttggCCACTCTCTTTGGAGACATGGAGGACTTCACAGATGAAGAAGAAGTTCCTGCATCACAGTCAGCTGAACATAGGGTCCTCCCTGCTCCTGCCCCCAGTCgagagaaaacaaatgaagaattGCAAG AGGAATTAAGGAATTTGCAAGAGCAAATGAAGTCCTTACAAGAACAGCTAAAACTAACAACAATTAAACAGACAGCAAGCCCAGCCCGTCTGCAAAAATCCCCTG AGAAGTCTCCACGGCCGCCTCTTAAGGAGAAGAGAGTTCAGGGAATTCAGGAGTCACCATGCTTTTCTGCGGAGCTTGATGTCCCTGCGCTACCAAGAACCAAGCGGGTGGCTCGGACACCAAAGGCTTCACCTCCAG AGCCCAAAAGCTCATCTTCGAGGATGACAAGTGCACCCTCCCAACCACTCCAGACTATTTCTCAGAACAAACCTAGTGGGATAACTAGAGGTCAAATGGTGGGGACCCCAGGAAGCTCTGGGGAAGCGGCTCAACCCATCTGTGTGGAAGCCTTCTCCGGCCTGCGGCTCAG GCGACCTCGAGTATCCTCCAcagaaatgaacaagaaaatgaCCGGCCGAAAACTGATCAGACTGTCTCAGATCAAGGAAAAGATGGCCAGAGAGAAGCTGGAAGAAATAGACTGGGTGACATTTGGGGTTATATTAAAGAAGGTTACGCCACAGAGTGGAAACAAT GGAAAAACCTTCAGCATCTGGAAACTGAATGATCTTCGTGACCTGACACAATGCGTGTCCTTGTTCTTATTTGGAGAAGTTCACAAAGCGCTCTGGAAGACGGAGCAGGGGACTGTCATAGGGATCCTCAATGCCAACCCCATGAAGCCCAAGGATGGTTCAGAGGAG GTGTGTTTATCTATTGATCATCCTCAGAAGGTCTTAATTATGGGTGAAGCTCTTGACTTGGGAACCTGTAAAGCCAAGAAGAAGAACGGAGAGCCGTGCACGCAGACTGTGAATTTG CGCGACTGCGAGTACTGTCAGTACCATGTCCAGGCTCAGTACAAGAAGCTCAGCGCAAAGCGCGCTGACTTGCAGTCCACCTTCTCTGGAGGACGAATTCCAAAGAAGTTTGCCCGCAGAGGCACCAGCCTCAAAGAACGACTGTGCCAAGATGGCTTTTACTACGGAGGAGTTTCTTCTGCCTCATATGCAGCTTCAAT TGCAGCAGCTGTGGCCCCTAAGAAGAAGATTCAAACCACTCTGAGTAACCTGGTCGTTAAGGGCACAAACCTGATCATCCAGGAAACACAGCAAAAACTCg GAATACCCCAGAGGAGCCTGTCTTGCTCTGAGGAGTTCAAGGAACTGATGGACCTGCCGACGTGTGGAGCCAGGAACTTAAAACAGCATTTAGCCAAAACCACGACTTCAG GGATCATGGGGATCCCGAAACCTGCCATCCAGTCCATCTCGGCCTCAGCACTCTTGAAGCAACAGAAGCAGCGTATGTTGGAGATGAGGAGAAGGAAATCAGAAGAAATACAGAAGCG ATTTCTGCAGAGCTCAAGTGAAGTCAGGAGCCCAGCTGTGCCATCCTCATCAAGACAACCCCCTGCTCAGCCTCCACGGACAGGATCCcagttccccaggctggagggagccCTGGCCACAATGACGCCCAAGCTGGGGCGAGGCATCTTGGAAGGAGATGATGTCCTCTTTTATGATGAGTCACCACCACCAAGACCAAAACTGAATGCTTTAGCAGAAGCCAAAAAG ttaGCCGCTATCACCAAATTAAGGGCAAAAGGCCAGATTCttacaaaaacaaacccaaacaacATTAAGAAGAAGCAAAAGGACCCTCAGGACATCCTGGAGGTGAAGGAACGTGTAGAAAAAAACACCACGTTTTCTTCTCAAG CTGAGGATGAACTGGAGCCTGCCAGGAAAAAACGGAGAGAACAACTTGCCTACCTGGAATCTGAGGAATTTCAGAAAATCctaaaagcaaaatcaaaacacACAGGCATCCTGAAAGAG GCCGAGGCTGAGCTGCAGGAGCGCTACTTTGAGCCACTggtgaaaaaagaacaaatggaagaaaagatgagaaacaTCAGAGAAGTGAAATGCCGTGTCGTGACATGCAAGACG TGCGCCTATACCCACTTCAAGCTGCTGGAGACCTGCGTCAGTGAGCAGCACGAATACCACTGGCATGACGGCGTGAAGAGGTTTTTCAAGTGTCCCTGTGGAAACAGAAGCATCTCCTTGGACAGACTCCCGAACAAGCACTGCAG TAACTGTGGCCTCTACAAATGGGAACGGGATGGAATGCTAAAG gaaAAGACTGGTCCAAAGATAGGAGGAGAAACTCTGTTACCAAGAGGAGAAGAACATGCCAAATTTCTGAATAGCCTTAAATAA